CTCGACGCGGCCCTCGCTCCCGCCGCTGGCGAGGTTCTTGCCCGTGACGACGCCCGGTTCCGTGGTGTGTTCGAGCGTCTCGTAGGTGTCCTTGATCCAGTTCATCTCCCGCTGGCCCGTGTTCACGTCGGGTGCGGGGATGTCCCGATCTTCGCCGACCAGCGGACGGAGCTCGGTCGCGAACGCGCGGGTGACTCGCTCGAGTTCCGCCTCGGAGTACTCGCTCGGGTCGATGGCGATCCCTCCCTTCCCGCCGCCGTACGGGATATCCGCCGTCGCACACTTGTAGACCATCCACCCCGAGAGGGCCTTTACCTCGTCGCGGTTGACGTCCGGATGGTAGCGGATTCCGCCCTTGTACGGACCGCGGTCGCCGTTGAACTGCGAACGGAAGGCTTTGAACCGCTCGAGGGTGCCGTCGTCGAGTTCGACCGTGAGGTTCGTCTCGAGGACGCGCTCGGGGTGTTTGAGTCGCTCGATCACGTCCTCACTCACGTCGAGGTAGGCGGCAGCGTCGTCGATCTGTGACTGAAGACTTTCGAATGGATTCGCCTGCCCGGTCATACGAGCACGTTTACTCGACCGGAGGATAAGCGTAGCGAATATCTATCATAGGGGATCGGCCAGACGGTAATTTAGGATATTGTAATTTCATTTAATATGTAATCGACAGTTCAGTCCGGGAGTCGCAGCTTCGGACGGACACAAACCGCCGCGTGACGGTCGGCGAACGCGGGTTCAGCGATTCGCGGCGTCGGCTCGAGCGAGGATTCGTTCGGCCTGCGCGATAAGCGGCGCGTCGATCATCTCGCCGTCGACCTCGAAGACGCCCCGGCCCTCGGCGTCGGCCTCGCGTTTGGCCTCGAGGACGGTCTCAGCCCACTCGATCTCCTCGTCGGCGGGCGTGAACGCCTCGTTGATCGGCCCGACCTGTGCGGGATGGATCGCCAGCTTTCCGTCGTAACCCAGTCGGATGGCGAACGCGGTGTCCTCGCGAAGACGCTCCTCGTCTCCGAAGTCGGTGACGAGCGTGTCGATGGCCACGCAGTCGTGAGCCGCCGCCGCGAGGACGACCCGCTCACGCGCGTACAGCATCTCGGTTCCTTCGGCCGTACGCGTCGCACCGACGTCGGCCGAGAGATCCTCGGCACCGAAGACGAGCGCGTCGGTCGCCGACACGGCCGCGATTTCGGGCGCCGCGAGCACGCCCGCCGCGCTCTCGATCAGCGCCAGCACGGGAATTCCCCGTTCGTACGACTCGAGCGAGTCGGTCAGATTACGGACGTCCTCGGCCGTCGCCGCTTTCGGAAGCATGACGCTGTCGAGCCGGAGCTCTCCGGATCCGCCGCAGAGACCCTCGAGATCGCGGTCGATCGCCGACTGCTCGGCGTTGACGCGTACGCAGACTTCGCAGTCGGGATCGAAATCGGGATCCTCGAGGAGTTCGCGGACGGTTTCGCGCGCTTCGTCCTTCCGCTGGGGGGAGACGGCGTCCTCGAGGTCGAACACGATCACGTCGGCATCAGAGTCGGGCGCCTTCCGAAGCATTTCCGGACGATCACCCGGCGTAAAGAGCACGCTTCTACGTACCATACTGCCGTGTGCGCGTACCGCCACCGTGAAAGTACGGGTCGTCCGCCTCGACAACGCTACCCGGAAGTACGCTGTCGCTCGCTTCGTTGGTCGGTGTTCGACCCGGGCCCCTCGTTCAGAGTGAAAGAGTGTGCGAGGGTGGACGGGGCGAGTGAGCGCTATGTGTCGCTCCGGTCCCCTTCGGCAGACGGGCAAGTACCGGCGTTCCGTCTCGAGGGGTGCTCGCTTCGACAATCGCTCGAGGGGCTCGAGGTTTTCACTCTGAACGAGGGGTGGCAAGCGATCGGATCGGGCGATGGGAGATCGGATTCGAGCATCAGCGACCGTCCGTAGGGAAACTGTCGCCGAGTGGGGTCCCCCACCCCTCACTCAGAGTGAAAGCGACGATTCACTCCGTCGGAATCGAACGCGGTCCGCCGTGGGTATTCACTCGAGGAGTCGTCGGAAAACCACGGAACTGTCGACGCTGCACGACACAGTACTCGATTACTCCGAAGAATCGAGTCGGGCCATACAGACCTCGACTAATTGAACGGAAACCGACTTCGAGTATCCTCGCCGTATGCGGTGATTCGAACCGGATCGTATCTCTGGGTTCGAACCGGATCATATCTCCGGAAACGTAACATACAATGCTATCTCTAGTAGCCTATCTACTAGTAGTATTAGTAGTAACTGTTACGAACGGAGAGCGTTCGCTCTCTGCGAGATACGACTACGCTCGAACAAATCTACTCAGACCTCGTAGAATAGTTTCCGGAAGTCGATCTGTAGAACGATTCTCCGTAATCCGTTCCCTCGATTCTCCTTCGCGAGTACTCCCCTCGGGTCTCGCAGCTGTCACACCGGGTGTTTCGGTCCAGTTTCACTCTGAACGAGGGGGGAGGGGGCGGGGATACCCGAGCGCGTGGCGTCGGACGCTCGAGGCCGCCGCGAGTTCAGTCTGCATCCGGCTCTACTGACGCTAGTCGAGATTTGGTCGAAATACGGGTCGATAGACACTCACACTGCCCGTTATCAGTCTGAGCTACCTTCCATAGTTTTATTATACGACTCTCCAAGAACGAGACATGACCGAGCAGGCGGGTGGGGATCCACTCTTTCAGTCACAGGATCCGATCTTCAATCGGAAGGAACTCCTTCACGTCGGTCACGTGCCCGAAGAGGATCGGATTGTCGGCCGGGACGACGAGATGCAGTCCGTCGCGGCCGAGGTTGGGGCGATCACGCGGGGGGATCCGCCGAACAACGTGATGATCTACGGCAAGACGGGAACGGGAAAGAGTCTCATCTCTCGCCACGTCGCGACCCGTGCCCAGGACGCCGCCGAGAACAACGAGATCGACTGCGGCGTGCTCTACGTCGACTGCTCCGAGGCGAACACCGAAACTCGCGCGACGCGACAGCTGGCGCTCAACCTCGCGGACCAGACCGGATACGAGGATCACATCCCCGTTCGAGGCGTCGGAACGATGGAGTACTACCAGCACATCTGGTCGATCCTCGAGTCATTTTTCGATTCGGTCGTCGTCATCCTGGACGAGATCGACAAACTGGACAACAGCAACATCCTGATGCAGCTTTCTCGAGCCCGCGAAGCGCGAAAAACCGACGCCTACATCGGCGTCATCGGCATCAGCAACAAGGTCCAGTACCGGGAGACGCTCGACGAGCGCATCGACAGCAGCTTCGGCCATCGCGAACTGTTCTTCCACCCCTACGACGCCTCGCAGCTCCGCGAGATCATGCGCAACCGTCAGGACGCCTTCCAGCCGGACGTTCTCGAGGACGGCACGATCGAACTCTGCGCCGCGCTCGCCGCCAAGAAACACGGCGACGCGCGAAAGGCGATCGAGATCCTCAAGGAGGCCGGCGAACTCGCGCGCCGGACCGGCTCGGAGACCGTTTCGGAGCGCCACATCCAGCAGGCCCAGGAGGTCGCCGAGATCAACCGAATCGAGGAACTGACCAGCGGGGCCACCGTCCACGCGAAACTGGCGCTGTACGCGCTGGCGAGTTGTATCGTCACCGGGAAGCGAGAGACGTACAAGACCCGGGAGGTTTACCAGCGCTACGTCGGCATCTGCGAACTGGTCGCGACCGATCCCATCACGGAGAACGGACTCTACCGCCAGCTCAAGGAACAGGCGTTCCTCGGCGTCATCGAATCGGAGAAGACCGGCGGCGGTCGATCGCAGGGGAGCTACCTCCTCCACCGGCTGGTCACCGATCCGAAACACATCGTCAAAGCCGTTCGCCGCGACTCCTCGCTCGAGGAACTGCCGCCGTACGATCGACTCGTCGACAGCAGCGGTTCGACGCGCGAACGCGTCGACCTCTCCTCGTTCTCGTAACTGACGGCCTTCGTTCTCGTAACCGACGACCCCGGTATCGACCACCGTTTCCGTCTCGCTTCCGTCCGAACCCCGGATCCCGTTTCAGCCCGACCTCTCGCATCCCGTTTCAGTCTGAACGAGGGGTGGGCCCCTCGAGAAAAAGACACGCTTCTGCCACCGGCCACGGCCACCGCTCCAGCGATTGAAGATCGGTTCCGCACTCGCTACGGCCAGAGTCCGCGGGACTCGTGGGCTGCCGCGATCCGCGAGAGGGCGACTAAGTAGGCCGCGTCGCGCCAGGTAATATCTCGAGCGTCGTACTCCTCCCGGACGGCTCCCCAGGCGCGGAGCATCTCGGTCTCGAGTTCCTCGTGGACGCGCTCTAAGCTCCACGCGCGGCGGTTAATGTCCTGAAGCCACTCGAAGTAGCTCACCGTCACCCCGCCGGCGTTGGCGAGGATGTCCGGGATGACCGGGACGCCGCGCTCCTCGAAGATCTGATCGGCGGTCGAGGTCGTCGGTCCGTTCGCCCCCTCGATGATCAGATCGGCGCTGATCCTGCGAGCGTTCTCGCCGGTCAGCACGTTGCCGATCGCCGCTGGGATGAGGACGTCGACGTCGAGCTCGAGCAGTTCCGCGTTCGTGAGCGTCTCGGGGGCGTCGTAGCCCGAGACCATCCCCGGCGTCTCGTCGTGGTCCTCGACGTCGTTCGTATCGAAGCCGTCGGGGTTGTAGATCGCGCCGTCGACGTCCGACACCGCGACGATGGTCGCGCCGCGCTCGTCGAGATAGCGGGCCGCGTTGGCGCCGACGCTGCCGAAGCCCTGCACGGCGACGGTCGTGTTCTCGATGTCCCAGTCGTAGTACTCGATCGCTTCCCGTGCGACGATCCCGACGCTTCGGCCGGGCGCTTTCTCCCGTCCGTGGGAGCCGCCGACGACGGGCGGCTTTCCGGTGACGGCTCCCGGCGTGGTCTCTCCCTCCTGCATCGAGTAGGCGTCCATGAACCACGCCATCGTCTCCGGATCGGTCCCCATGTCGGGGGCGGGAATGTCTTTCATCGGACCGATGACCGGCCGGAGTTCTTCGGCGAATCGGCGGGTGAGCCGCTCCTTCTCCGTGTCGCTGAGTTCCTTCGGGTTGACGACGACACCCCCTTTCGCGCCGCCGAAGGGGAGATCCATCACGGCGCACTTCCAGGTCATCCACATCGAGAGTCCGATGCACTCGTCTTCGTTCACGTCGGGGTGATAGCGCAGTCCGCCCTTGTACGGACCCCGGACGCTGTCGTGGTGGGCGCGGTACCCCGTGAACATCTCGGTGGTGCCGTCGTCGCGCTCGAGCGGGATCGTCACCCGATAGACGCTGGTCGGGTAACGCAGCCGTTCGACGATTCCCTCGTCGACGTCGAGGTGCGCGGCGGCACGCTCGAGTTGACGGCGGGCGGTTTCGACGGCGCTCTCTGCTTCCGGTTCCGATGTAGGTTCAGCAACTGTCATTGTGATCCGATTGCTGCACCGCCTGGAGCGTCGATCGTAAGCGACCGTCGGTCGATCAGCCCTCCCTGCTGCGACCGCTCCCGGGTGCAGGTGTGGAGTGTCTGTGGCGAATTATAATCCTTGTCAATCCGCTCCGGTTCGTGCAATACTTGCACACTCGCTCTCGGTTCGGCTCCGATCGAACGCTCTGCGTTGCTCCGTCGAACGGGCCTTTCGTCTACGGGTTTTATCGCTGATTTCGGGGGATTTGGACGCCGTCTAGCGATATGGGCCGTCTCAGGACCCTCGCACAGAGGCATCGCCGTCGTCCGCAGAGAACCGCACGATAGCGTCCTCGAGTCCGGTCCGGTGAAAGATGTCCTCGTGGCTCCCCGCCCTCGCCTCGGGACCGTCATTCGCTCCATCGACGCGCCCCGCTCGTCGCCCGCGACGACGCTTCCGCGGCGGGAACCGAAGCCGACGACGGCGACGTCTGTCCCGTCCTCGCGGGCGAGCTGGCCCAGGTTCAGCTTGCCGCGTCGACCGTGTCGTCGCGGGAGCGTCGCCGACGTGGGTGCTGTGCGCCCAGACAATTCCCGGGCCGTCGTGGAACTCGAGCAGCCGTTCCAGAGTCTCGCTCGTGTGCCGGTCGCGCACGTTCCCGGACGTCCCCCGTCGCGGGCCATCTCGCGGTAGTAGGATTCGGCGTTCTCGGCGACGAGGGCGTTCTGGTCCCCCGCGAACGACTCGAGCGGGGAGCGGAGCCGCGAGCCACGACGGCGACGACCCGCTCGATCCGAGGACGAACGGACTGAGTCCTCGCGCAGCGTCCGGAGCACCTCGAGCGCGACGAACGAGAAGTCGCGATTCGCGAGCAGTCGGGCCGACAGTCGGGCCCGCGGGCGGTAACACTCCGAGGTTCCGTGGGAAGCTTCGCCAAACA
This DNA window, taken from Natronococcus sp. CG52, encodes the following:
- a CDS encoding Cdc6/Cdc18 family protein; this encodes MTEQAGGDPLFQSQDPIFNRKELLHVGHVPEEDRIVGRDDEMQSVAAEVGAITRGDPPNNVMIYGKTGTGKSLISRHVATRAQDAAENNEIDCGVLYVDCSEANTETRATRQLALNLADQTGYEDHIPVRGVGTMEYYQHIWSILESFFDSVVVILDEIDKLDNSNILMQLSRAREARKTDAYIGVIGISNKVQYRETLDERIDSSFGHRELFFHPYDASQLREIMRNRQDAFQPDVLEDGTIELCAALAAKKHGDARKAIEILKEAGELARRTGSETVSERHIQQAQEVAEINRIEELTSGATVHAKLALYALASCIVTGKRETYKTREVYQRYVGICELVATDPITENGLYRQLKEQAFLGVIESEKTGGGRSQGSYLLHRLVTDPKHIVKAVRRDSSLEELPPYDRLVDSSGSTRERVDLSSFS
- the gdhB gene encoding glutamate dehydrogenase GdhB codes for the protein MTVAEPTSEPEAESAVETARRQLERAAAHLDVDEGIVERLRYPTSVYRVTIPLERDDGTTEMFTGYRAHHDSVRGPYKGGLRYHPDVNEDECIGLSMWMTWKCAVMDLPFGGAKGGVVVNPKELSDTEKERLTRRFAEELRPVIGPMKDIPAPDMGTDPETMAWFMDAYSMQEGETTPGAVTGKPPVVGGSHGREKAPGRSVGIVAREAIEYYDWDIENTTVAVQGFGSVGANAARYLDERGATIVAVSDVDGAIYNPDGFDTNDVEDHDETPGMVSGYDAPETLTNAELLELDVDVLIPAAIGNVLTGENARRISADLIIEGANGPTTSTADQIFEERGVPVIPDILANAGGVTVSYFEWLQDINRRAWSLERVHEELETEMLRAWGAVREEYDARDITWRDAAYLVALSRIAAAHESRGLWP
- a CDS encoding HpcH/HpaI aldolase/citrate lyase family protein, which produces MVRRSVLFTPGDRPEMLRKAPDSDADVIVFDLEDAVSPQRKDEARETVRELLEDPDFDPDCEVCVRVNAEQSAIDRDLEGLCGGSGELRLDSVMLPKAATAEDVRNLTDSLESYERGIPVLALIESAAGVLAAPEIAAVSATDALVFGAEDLSADVGATRTAEGTEMLYARERVVLAAAAHDCVAIDTLVTDFGDEERLREDTAFAIRLGYDGKLAIHPAQVGPINEAFTPADEEIEWAETVLEAKREADAEGRGVFEVDGEMIDAPLIAQAERILARADAANR